The following proteins come from a genomic window of Cronobacter muytjensii ATCC 51329:
- the xthA gene encoding exodeoxyribonuclease III — MKFISFNINGLRARPHQLAALVEQHQPDVIGLQETKVHDDMFPLEEVAKLGYNVFYHGQKGHYGVALLTKATPVSVRRGFPGDGEEAQRRIIMAEIPSAIGDITVINGYFPQGESRDHEVKFPAKAKFYQDLQHYLDTALKNDNPVLIMGDMNISPTDLDIGIGEESRKRWLRTGKCSFLPEEREWMGRLLDWGLTDTFRHANPETHDRYSWFDYRSKGFDENRGLRIDLLLASAPLMARLVETGIDYEIRAMEKPSDHAPVWATFSL, encoded by the coding sequence ATGAAATTCATCTCTTTTAACATCAACGGCCTGCGCGCCCGCCCACATCAGCTGGCTGCGCTGGTGGAACAGCATCAGCCGGACGTTATCGGCCTGCAGGAAACCAAAGTCCATGACGACATGTTTCCCCTCGAAGAGGTGGCGAAACTGGGCTACAACGTGTTCTATCACGGCCAGAAGGGCCATTACGGCGTGGCCCTGCTGACTAAAGCCACGCCGGTGTCCGTGCGTCGCGGTTTTCCGGGTGACGGCGAAGAGGCGCAGCGGCGCATTATCATGGCGGAAATCCCGTCCGCTATTGGCGATATTACCGTCATCAATGGCTATTTCCCGCAGGGCGAAAGCCGCGATCACGAGGTGAAATTCCCGGCTAAAGCGAAGTTTTATCAGGACCTGCAACATTACCTGGACACGGCGCTGAAGAACGACAACCCGGTGCTTATCATGGGCGATATGAATATCAGCCCGACCGATCTGGATATCGGCATCGGCGAAGAGAGCCGCAAGCGCTGGCTGCGCACCGGCAAATGCTCCTTCCTGCCGGAAGAGCGCGAGTGGATGGGCCGCCTGCTGGACTGGGGGCTGACCGATACGTTCCGTCACGCTAACCCGGAAACCCACGACCGCTACTCGTGGTTCGACTACCGCTCAAAAGGGTTTGACGAGAACCGCGGCCTGCGCATCGATCTGCTGCTGGCCAGCGCCCCGCTGATGGCGCGCCTCGTCGAGACCGGCATCGATTACGAGATCCGCGCGATGGAAAAACCCTCCGACCACGCGCCCGTCTGGGCGACGTTCTCGCTGTGA
- a CDS encoding pyrimidine (deoxy)nucleoside triphosphate diphosphatase, with protein sequence MQIIDVVAAIIVREGRLLLAQRPATGDQPGLWEFPGGKVEPGESQPAALARELSEELAIEARIGAYVAIHTREVSGRVIRLHAWRVEDFDGEPQALCHSALVWCEPREAFGYALAPADIPLLEAFMSGRDATPADSY encoded by the coding sequence ATGCAAATCATTGACGTTGTGGCGGCGATTATTGTGCGCGAGGGCCGTCTGCTGCTGGCGCAGCGCCCGGCAACAGGCGATCAGCCGGGCCTGTGGGAATTCCCCGGCGGCAAAGTGGAGCCCGGCGAAAGCCAGCCTGCGGCGCTGGCGCGCGAGCTTTCAGAAGAGCTGGCGATTGAGGCGCGCATCGGCGCGTATGTGGCAATCCACACGCGTGAGGTGTCAGGACGGGTTATCCGGCTGCATGCATGGCGGGTGGAAGATTTCGATGGCGAACCGCAGGCGCTGTGTCATAGCGCGCTGGTGTGGTGTGAACCGCGCGAGGCGTTCGGCTATGCGCTCGCCCCGGCGGATATTCCTCTGCTGGAAGCGTTTATGTCCGGACGCGACGCCACACCAGCGGATTCGTACTGA
- a CDS encoding DUF1496 domain-containing protein, with protein sequence MSVKQSLLAALALLATLPAGADRLRPDVQVNVPEEVFSTGGQRPQQCIQCCVYQDQNYSEGAVIKADGVLLQCQRDEKTLSTNPLVWRRVRT encoded by the coding sequence GTGTCAGTGAAACAGAGCTTATTAGCGGCGCTGGCGCTGCTTGCGACGCTGCCGGCGGGTGCCGACAGGCTGCGCCCGGATGTGCAGGTCAACGTGCCGGAAGAGGTTTTCAGCACCGGCGGCCAGCGTCCGCAGCAGTGCATTCAGTGCTGCGTCTATCAGGATCAGAACTACTCGGAAGGGGCGGTGATCAAAGCCGATGGCGTGCTGTTGCAGTGCCAGCGCGACGAGAAAACCCTCAGTACGAATCCGCTGGTGTGGCGTCGCGTCCGGACATAA
- a CDS encoding DNA topoisomerase III produces MRLFIAEKPSLGRAIADVLPKPHRRGDGFIECGNGQVVTWCVGHLLEQAQPDAYDSRYGRWNLADLPIVPEKWQLQPKPSVAKQLNVIKKLLGEAQEIVHAGDPDREGQLLVDEVLDYLQLPAEKRQQVRRCLINDLNPQAVERAIEKLRENREFVPLSTSALARARADWLYGINMTRAYTLLGQNAGYQGVLSVGRVQTPVLGLVVRRDEEIENFVAKDYFDVKAHIVTPADERFTALWQPSEACEPYQDEEGRLLNRALAEHVVRRIDGQPALVTSYNDKRESEAAPLPFSLSTLQIEASKRFNLSAQTVLDICQKLYETHKLITYPRSDCRYLPEEHFAGRHAVLKAIGVHAPDLLPQPAVDPARRNRCWDDKKVDAHHAIIPTARSAPVSLSDGEAKIYGLIARQYLMQFCQDAQFRKCVIELDIAGGKFIAKARFLADAGWRTLLGAKERDEENDGTPLPVVAKGDELLCERGDVVERQTQPPRHFTDATLLSAMTGIARFVQDKDLKKILRATDGLGTEATRAGIIELLFRRGFLEKQGRYIHSTPAGKALIHALPELAARPDMTAQWESTLTQISEKQCRYQDFMQPLVHTLYTLIDQARSAPVRQFRGLVAPQKAQKGRGGKGGKKPAFRKRGGAQPAAE; encoded by the coding sequence ATGCGGTTGTTTATTGCCGAAAAGCCCAGCCTGGGGCGCGCCATCGCCGACGTGTTGCCGAAGCCGCATCGTCGCGGCGACGGGTTTATCGAATGCGGAAATGGCCAGGTCGTGACCTGGTGCGTTGGCCACCTGCTGGAGCAGGCGCAGCCGGACGCCTATGACAGCCGCTATGGCCGCTGGAATCTCGCCGACCTGCCCATCGTACCGGAAAAATGGCAGCTTCAGCCGAAGCCGTCGGTGGCAAAGCAGCTGAACGTCATTAAAAAGCTGCTTGGCGAGGCGCAGGAAATCGTCCACGCAGGCGACCCGGACCGCGAAGGGCAACTGCTGGTGGACGAAGTCCTCGACTATCTGCAACTGCCCGCCGAAAAGCGCCAGCAGGTACGCCGCTGCCTGATTAACGATCTCAACCCGCAGGCGGTGGAGCGCGCCATTGAAAAACTGCGCGAGAACCGGGAATTTGTGCCGCTCAGCACCTCGGCGCTCGCCCGCGCCCGCGCCGACTGGCTTTACGGCATCAACATGACGCGTGCTTATACGCTGCTCGGGCAAAACGCGGGCTACCAGGGCGTGCTCTCGGTGGGCCGCGTTCAGACGCCGGTGCTCGGCCTGGTGGTGCGGCGTGATGAAGAGATTGAAAACTTCGTCGCCAAAGATTATTTCGACGTCAAAGCGCATATCGTCACGCCCGCGGATGAGCGCTTTACCGCGCTCTGGCAGCCAAGCGAGGCCTGCGAGCCGTATCAGGATGAAGAGGGGCGGCTGCTGAACCGCGCGCTGGCGGAGCATGTCGTCAGGCGTATCGATGGCCAGCCCGCGCTTGTCACCAGCTATAACGACAAGCGTGAAAGCGAGGCCGCGCCGCTGCCGTTCTCGCTCTCCACACTACAAATCGAGGCTTCAAAGCGCTTTAACTTAAGCGCCCAGACGGTGCTTGATATCTGCCAGAAGCTCTACGAAACCCACAAGCTCATCACCTATCCGCGTTCCGACTGCCGCTACCTGCCGGAAGAACACTTCGCGGGCCGCCACGCGGTGCTCAAAGCGATAGGCGTGCACGCGCCGGATCTGCTGCCGCAACCGGCGGTCGACCCGGCGCGCCGCAACCGCTGCTGGGACGATAAAAAAGTCGATGCCCACCACGCCATTATTCCGACCGCGCGCAGCGCGCCGGTGTCGCTCTCTGACGGCGAGGCGAAAATCTACGGGCTTATCGCGCGCCAGTATCTGATGCAGTTCTGTCAGGACGCGCAGTTTCGTAAATGTGTTATCGAGCTTGATATCGCAGGCGGCAAATTCATCGCCAAAGCGCGCTTTCTGGCGGACGCGGGCTGGCGTACGCTGCTCGGTGCCAAAGAGCGCGACGAGGAGAATGACGGCACGCCGCTGCCGGTCGTCGCGAAGGGCGATGAACTGCTGTGCGAGCGCGGCGACGTTGTCGAGCGTCAGACCCAGCCGCCGCGCCACTTCACCGATGCCACGCTGCTGTCGGCCATGACCGGTATCGCGCGGTTCGTGCAGGATAAAGATCTGAAAAAAATCCTGCGCGCCACTGACGGGCTCGGCACCGAAGCCACCCGCGCAGGTATTATCGAGCTGCTGTTCAGGCGCGGTTTTCTGGAAAAGCAGGGGCGCTATATTCACTCGACGCCTGCCGGGAAAGCGCTGATCCACGCGCTGCCGGAACTCGCTGCACGCCCCGACATGACCGCGCAGTGGGAATCAACGCTGACGCAAATCAGCGAGAAACAGTGTCGTTATCAGGATTTCATGCAGCCGCTGGTGCACACGCTCTATACGCTGATTGACCAGGCGCGCAGCGCGCCGGTGCGCCAGTTCCGCGGGCTGGTGGCGCCGCAGAAGGCGCAAAAAGGGCGCGGGGGCAAGGGCGGCAAAAAGCCCGCGTTCCGTAAACGTGGCGGCGCGCAGCCTGCTGCGGAGTAA
- the selD gene encoding selenide, water dikinase SelD has product MSEQAIRLTQYSHGAGCGCKISPKVLETILHSDQAKFIDPNLLVGNETRDDAAVYDLGNGTSVISTTDFFMPVVDNPFDFGRIAATNAISDIYAMGGKPVMAIAILGWPVNTLAPEIAREVVEGGRFACQQAGIALAGGHSIDAPEPIFGLAVTGVVPTARVKKNSTAEAGCKLFLTKPLGIGVLTTAEKKSLLRPEHQGLATEVMCTMNKAGADFAQIDGVRAMTDVTGFGLLGHLSEVCQGAGLQAELWYEAVPKLPGVEEYIAQGTVPGGTSRNFASYGHLMGDMPDAWRSLLCDPQTSGGLLLAVDPAAQAQVEAVAAEHGITLSAIGELRTARGGRPMVEIR; this is encoded by the coding sequence ATGAGTGAGCAAGCGATTCGTCTGACCCAGTACAGCCACGGAGCAGGTTGCGGTTGTAAAATTTCCCCGAAAGTGCTGGAAACTATCCTGCACAGCGATCAGGCGAAGTTTATCGACCCCAACTTGCTTGTCGGCAATGAAACCCGCGACGACGCGGCGGTGTATGACCTGGGCAACGGCACGAGCGTTATCAGCACCACGGACTTCTTCATGCCTGTCGTGGACAACCCCTTTGATTTTGGCCGCATCGCTGCGACCAATGCCATCAGCGATATCTACGCGATGGGCGGCAAACCGGTTATGGCTATTGCGATACTCGGCTGGCCGGTCAACACGCTGGCGCCGGAGATCGCGCGCGAGGTGGTGGAAGGCGGGCGTTTCGCCTGCCAGCAGGCGGGCATCGCGCTCGCGGGCGGTCACTCTATCGACGCCCCGGAGCCGATTTTCGGCCTTGCAGTCACAGGCGTCGTGCCGACCGCGCGCGTGAAGAAAAACAGCACCGCCGAGGCGGGTTGCAAGCTTTTTCTTACCAAACCGCTGGGTATCGGCGTGCTCACTACGGCTGAGAAGAAATCGCTGCTGCGCCCGGAGCATCAGGGGCTCGCCACGGAAGTGATGTGTACCATGAATAAAGCGGGTGCTGATTTCGCGCAGATTGACGGCGTGCGGGCGATGACTGACGTTACCGGCTTCGGGCTGCTGGGCCACCTCAGCGAAGTGTGTCAGGGCGCGGGCCTGCAGGCGGAGCTCTGGTATGAGGCCGTGCCGAAGCTGCCGGGCGTGGAAGAGTACATCGCTCAGGGCACGGTGCCAGGCGGCACCAGCCGCAACTTTGCGAGCTACGGTCACCTGATGGGCGACATGCCGGACGCCTGGCGCAGCCTGCTGTGCGATCCGCAAACCTCCGGCGGCCTGCTGCTGGCGGTCGACCCGGCGGCGCAGGCGCAGGTGGAGGCCGTGGCGGCAGAGCATGGCATCACGCTCAGCGCGATTGGCGAGCTGAGAACCGCGCGCGGCGGCCGTCCGATGGTGGAGATTCGCTGA
- a CDS encoding NAD(P)H nitroreductase, protein MDAIDMLVNRRSASRLAEPAPTGDALENILRAGLRAPDHGTLQPWRFFIIEGEGRERFSALLENAATADGQDEKAIDKARNAPFRAPLIITVVAHCEEHHKVPRWEQVVSAGCAVMAMQMAALAQGFNGIWRSGPFTDNPLVREAFDCREQDQIVGFLYLGTPQLKASTTINLPDTAPFVRYF, encoded by the coding sequence ATGGATGCAATAGATATGCTGGTCAACCGCCGCAGCGCCTCACGTCTCGCCGAGCCGGCGCCGACGGGCGACGCGCTGGAAAACATTCTGCGCGCGGGCCTGCGCGCGCCGGATCACGGCACGTTGCAGCCGTGGCGCTTCTTTATCATCGAAGGGGAAGGGCGCGAGCGCTTCAGCGCATTGCTGGAAAACGCCGCCACCGCCGACGGTCAGGATGAAAAGGCCATTGACAAAGCGCGCAACGCGCCGTTTCGCGCGCCTCTCATTATCACCGTCGTCGCCCACTGCGAGGAGCACCACAAAGTGCCGCGCTGGGAGCAGGTGGTCAGCGCCGGTTGCGCCGTCATGGCGATGCAGATGGCGGCGCTCGCCCAGGGCTTTAACGGCATCTGGCGCAGCGGCCCGTTCACCGACAACCCACTGGTGCGCGAGGCGTTCGACTGCCGCGAGCAGGATCAAATCGTCGGTTTCCTCTACCTCGGCACGCCGCAACTGAAAGCGTCCACCACCATTAACCTGCCCGACACCGCCCCCTTCGTGCGTTATTTCTGA
- the sppA gene encoding signal peptide peptidase SppA, producing MRTLWRIIAGFFKWTWRLLNFIRELVMNLLFLVLVLVGVGVWMQFNSGPSEPGRGALLLDISGVVVDKPSVNNKLGALGRQLFGASSDRLQENSLFDIVNAIRQAKDDRNITGIVLDLKDFAGADQPSMQYIGKALREFRDAGKPVYAIGESYSQSQYYLASFANKIWLSPQGTVDLHGFATNGLYYKSLLDKLKVTTHVFRVGTYKSAVEPFIRDDMSPEAREADSRWIGELWQNYLGTLAANRQVPASQIFPGAQAMIAGLEAAGGDTAKYALDNKLVDELASSAAIDKALVKQFGWSDKDKDFRGVSIYDYPVNKPSGEGESIAVVFANGAIMDGEETPGNVGGDTTAAQIRDARLDPKVKAIVLRVNSPGGSVTASETIRQELAAAKEAGKPVVVSMGGMAASGGYWISTPASYIVANPSTLTGSIGIFGVINTMENSLDAIGVHTDGVATSPLADVAVTKALPPEVQKLMQITIENGYQRFIGLVAQSRNKTPQQIDQIAQGHVWTGEDAKQNGLVDSLGDFDDAVKKAAELAKLKTWHLDFYQDEPGFMDMVLANLTGSVHAMLPQALQAWLPAPVADAALAAKKEGDKLAAFNDPQNRYAFCLTCGDVR from the coding sequence ATGCGTACCCTTTGGCGAATTATTGCCGGATTCTTTAAGTGGACCTGGCGCCTGCTCAACTTCATCAGAGAGCTGGTGATGAATCTGCTGTTTCTCGTGCTGGTGCTGGTGGGCGTCGGCGTCTGGATGCAGTTCAACAGCGGCCCGTCGGAGCCGGGGCGCGGCGCGCTGCTGCTCGATATCAGCGGCGTGGTAGTGGATAAACCGTCGGTTAATAACAAGCTGGGCGCGCTGGGCCGTCAGCTTTTCGGCGCAAGCTCCGATCGCTTACAGGAAAATTCGCTGTTTGATATCGTCAACGCGATTCGCCAGGCGAAAGATGACCGCAATATTACCGGCATCGTGCTGGATCTGAAGGATTTCGCGGGTGCCGATCAGCCGTCGATGCAGTATATCGGTAAGGCGCTGCGCGAATTCCGCGACGCCGGCAAACCGGTGTACGCCATCGGCGAAAGCTACAGCCAGAGCCAGTATTATCTCGCGAGCTTCGCCAACAAGATTTGGCTCTCGCCGCAGGGCACGGTCGATCTGCACGGTTTCGCCACTAATGGCCTCTACTACAAGTCGCTACTCGACAAGCTGAAAGTGACCACCCATGTGTTCCGCGTCGGCACCTATAAATCGGCCGTCGAGCCGTTTATCCGCGACGATATGTCGCCGGAAGCCCGCGAGGCGGATAGCCGCTGGATTGGCGAGCTGTGGCAAAACTACCTCGGCACGCTCGCGGCTAACCGCCAGGTACCGGCAAGCCAGATCTTCCCTGGCGCGCAGGCGATGATCGCAGGGCTTGAAGCGGCGGGCGGCGATACGGCGAAGTACGCGCTCGACAATAAGCTGGTGGATGAGCTGGCAAGCAGCGCCGCTATCGACAAAGCGCTGGTGAAACAGTTCGGCTGGAGCGACAAGGATAAAGATTTCCGCGGCGTCAGCATTTACGACTACCCGGTGAATAAGCCGTCCGGGGAGGGCGAGAGCATCGCCGTGGTGTTCGCGAACGGCGCTATCATGGATGGCGAAGAGACGCCGGGGAACGTCGGCGGCGACACAACCGCCGCGCAGATCCGCGACGCACGTCTTGATCCGAAAGTGAAAGCCATTGTGCTGCGGGTGAACAGCCCTGGCGGCAGCGTGACCGCTTCTGAAACCATCCGTCAGGAGCTGGCGGCAGCCAAAGAAGCCGGTAAACCGGTTGTGGTTTCGATGGGCGGGATGGCGGCCTCGGGCGGCTACTGGATCTCCACGCCTGCAAGCTACATCGTGGCGAACCCAAGCACACTTACCGGCTCCATCGGCATCTTTGGTGTTATCAACACCATGGAAAACAGCCTGGACGCGATAGGCGTACATACGGACGGCGTGGCGACCTCGCCGCTCGCGGATGTCGCCGTGACCAAAGCGCTGCCGCCGGAAGTGCAGAAGCTGATGCAGATAACCATCGAGAATGGCTATCAGCGCTTTATCGGCCTGGTGGCGCAGTCGCGTAACAAGACCCCGCAACAGATTGACCAGATTGCTCAGGGCCACGTCTGGACGGGCGAAGACGCGAAGCAAAACGGCCTGGTGGACAGCCTTGGCGACTTTGACGACGCGGTGAAAAAAGCCGCAGAGCTTGCGAAGCTGAAAACCTGGCACCTTGATTTTTATCAGGATGAGCCTGGCTTTATGGATATGGTGCTGGCGAACCTGACCGGCTCGGTGCACGCGATGCTGCCGCAGGCGTTACAGGCGTGGCTCCCTGCGCCGGTGGCAGACGCGGCGCTGGCGGCGAAAAAAGAAGGTGACAAGCTGGCCGCCTTTAACGATCCGCAAAACCGTTACGCCTTCTGCCTCACCTGCGGCGACGTGCGCTAA
- the ansA gene encoding asparaginase, with translation MQKKSIYVAYTGGTIGMQRSEHGYIPVSGHLQQQLAQMPEFHRPEMPDFTIHEYAPLMDSSDMTPQDWLHIAEDIKAHYDEYDGFVILHGTDTMAFTASALSFMLENLSKPVIVTGSQIPLAELRSDGQINLLNSLYVAANYPVSEVTLFFNNRLYRGNRTTKAHADGFDAFASPNLPPLLEAGIHIRRLNTPPAPHGHGELRVHPITPQPIGVVTIYPGISADVVRNFLRQPVRALILRSYGVGNAPQNGEFLQELQAACSRGIVVVNLTQCMSGKVNMGGYATGNALAHAGVISGFDMTVEATLTKLHYLLSQGLEPQAIRDAMMRNLRGELTPDE, from the coding sequence ATGCAAAAGAAATCGATCTACGTTGCCTATACCGGCGGCACCATCGGTATGCAACGCTCCGAACACGGCTATATCCCGGTTTCCGGTCATCTCCAGCAGCAGCTCGCGCAAATGCCGGAATTCCACCGCCCCGAAATGCCGGATTTCACTATCCATGAATATGCGCCCCTGATGGACTCCTCTGATATGACGCCGCAGGACTGGCTACATATCGCTGAGGATATCAAGGCGCATTACGATGAGTATGACGGCTTCGTGATCCTGCATGGCACCGACACCATGGCCTTCACCGCGTCGGCGCTTTCTTTTATGCTGGAAAACCTGAGCAAGCCGGTTATCGTCACCGGCTCGCAGATCCCGCTGGCGGAGCTGCGTTCTGACGGTCAGATAAACCTGCTGAACTCGCTCTACGTGGCGGCGAACTACCCTGTCAGCGAAGTGACGCTATTCTTCAATAACCGGCTCTATCGCGGCAACCGCACGACAAAAGCGCACGCTGACGGCTTCGACGCGTTTGCCTCCCCTAACCTGCCGCCGCTGCTCGAAGCGGGCATTCATATTCGCCGGCTGAATACGCCGCCCGCGCCGCACGGCCACGGCGAGCTGCGCGTCCATCCGATTACGCCGCAGCCTATCGGCGTGGTGACGATTTATCCGGGCATCTCCGCCGACGTGGTGCGCAACTTCCTGCGCCAGCCGGTGCGGGCGCTTATCCTGCGCTCCTACGGCGTGGGCAACGCGCCGCAAAATGGCGAATTCCTTCAGGAGCTTCAGGCGGCGTGCTCGCGTGGGATTGTGGTGGTGAACCTGACGCAGTGTATGTCCGGCAAAGTGAATATGGGCGGCTATGCCACGGGCAACGCGCTGGCGCACGCGGGCGTTATCAGCGGGTTCGACATGACCGTCGAGGCGACGCTGACGAAACTGCATTATCTGTTAAGCCAGGGGCTGGAGCCGCAGGCTATCCGCGACGCGATGATGCGTAACCTGCGCGGCGAACTGACCCCGGACGAATAA
- the pncA gene encoding bifunctional nicotinamidase/pyrazinamidase: MTSRALLLVDLQNDFCAGGALAVAEGDSTVDIANAMIEWCQPRGVPVLASQDWHPARHGSFASVQHAEPFTQGTLDGLPQTWWPDHCIQESDGAALHPLLNHKAIVQRFYKGENPTIDSYSAFFDNGHRQKTPLDAWLREHNVNELIVMGLATDYCVKYTVLDALSLGYTVNVITDGCRGVNLTAQASMLAFQEMAASGATLFTLDDWRETQA, from the coding sequence ATGACTTCACGCGCTCTGCTGCTGGTGGATCTGCAAAACGATTTTTGCGCCGGCGGCGCGCTGGCGGTCGCGGAAGGCGACAGCACGGTAGACATTGCCAATGCGATGATCGAGTGGTGCCAGCCACGCGGCGTGCCGGTGCTGGCAAGCCAGGACTGGCATCCGGCCAGACACGGCAGCTTCGCCTCGGTGCAACATGCCGAGCCGTTCACGCAAGGCACGCTTGACGGCCTGCCGCAGACCTGGTGGCCCGATCACTGCATTCAGGAGAGCGACGGCGCCGCGCTCCACCCGTTGCTGAATCACAAGGCTATCGTGCAGCGTTTTTATAAAGGCGAGAATCCGACGATTGACAGCTACAGCGCGTTTTTCGATAACGGGCATCGTCAGAAAACGCCGCTGGATGCATGGCTGCGCGAGCACAATGTGAACGAGCTTATCGTGATGGGCCTTGCGACCGACTACTGCGTGAAATATACGGTGCTGGACGCGTTGAGCCTCGGGTATACGGTGAACGTCATTACCGACGGCTGTCGCGGCGTTAATCTGACTGCGCAGGCCAGCATGCTGGCGTTTCAGGAGATGGCGGCAAGCGGTGCCACACTGTTCACGCTGGACGACTGGCGCGAAACGCAGGCGTAA
- a CDS encoding YeaC family protein produces the protein MNLEDLISSMTPEVYERLATAVELGKWPDGVALTPEQKENSLQLVMLWQMRHNTNPQHMTIGTDGQLVMKSKQQLKAEFGIHSQPIATLKPE, from the coding sequence ATGAACCTTGAAGACCTGATTAGCAGCATGACGCCGGAAGTGTATGAGCGCCTGGCCACTGCGGTGGAGCTTGGAAAATGGCCGGACGGCGTGGCGTTAACCCCGGAGCAGAAAGAGAACAGCCTGCAGCTGGTGATGCTCTGGCAGATGCGCCATAACACCAATCCGCAGCACATGACTATCGGCACCGACGGTCAGCTGGTGATGAAAAGCAAGCAGCAACTCAAAGCGGAGTTCGGCATTCATTCACAGCCCATCGCGACGCTGAAACCCGAATAA
- the msrB gene encoding peptide-methionine (R)-S-oxide reductase MsrB, producing the protein MANQNSQDDLKNTLTEMQFYVTQNHGTEPPYTGRLLHNKRDGVYHCLVCDAPLFNSQTKYDSGCGWPSFYEPVSEDSIRYLNDYSHGMQRIEIRCGNCDAHLGHVFPDGPQPTGERYCVNSASLSFTDDDNGEQIKG; encoded by the coding sequence ATGGCCAATCAAAACTCCCAGGACGATTTGAAAAACACCCTGACGGAAATGCAGTTCTACGTCACCCAGAATCACGGCACGGAACCGCCGTATACCGGGCGTCTGCTGCACAACAAACGTGATGGCGTCTACCACTGTCTGGTGTGCGATGCGCCGCTATTTAACTCACAAACCAAATATGACTCTGGCTGCGGCTGGCCGAGCTTTTACGAGCCGGTGAGTGAAGATTCAATCCGTTACCTCAATGACTACTCACACGGTATGCAGCGCATCGAAATCCGCTGTGGAAACTGTGACGCGCATCTGGGGCATGTTTTCCCTGACGGCCCGCAGCCGACCGGCGAACGCTATTGCGTTAATTCCGCCTCGCTCAGCTTTACCGATGACGATAACGGCGAGCAGATCAAAGGCTGA
- the gapA gene encoding glyceraldehyde-3-phosphate dehydrogenase, translating into MTIKVGINGFGRIGRIVFRAAQKRSDIEIVAINDLLDADYMAYMLKYDSTHGRFDGTVEVKDGHLIVNGKKIRVTAEKDPANLKWDEVGVDVVAEATGIFLTDETARKHITAGAKKVVLTGPSKDNTPMFVRGANFDKYAGQDIVSNASCTTNCLAPLAKVINDNFGIIEGLMTTVHATTATQKTVDGPSHKDWRGGRGAAQNIIPSSTGAAKAVGKVLPELNGKLTGMAFRVPTPNVSVVDLTVRLEKAATYEQIKDAIKKAAEGEMKGVLGYTEDDVVSTDFNGEVCTSVFDAKAGIALNDNFVKLVSWYDNETGYSNKVLDLIAHISK; encoded by the coding sequence ATGACTATCAAAGTAGGTATCAACGGTTTTGGCCGTATCGGTCGCATTGTTTTCCGTGCCGCTCAGAAACGTTCTGACATCGAGATCGTTGCAATTAACGACCTGTTAGACGCTGACTACATGGCCTACATGCTGAAGTATGACTCTACTCACGGTCGTTTCGACGGTACCGTTGAAGTTAAAGACGGTCATCTGATCGTTAACGGTAAAAAAATCCGCGTTACCGCTGAAAAAGACCCGGCTAACCTGAAGTGGGACGAAGTGGGCGTGGACGTGGTTGCTGAAGCAACCGGTATCTTCCTGACCGACGAAACCGCACGTAAACACATCACCGCTGGCGCGAAAAAAGTTGTTCTGACTGGCCCGTCCAAAGACAACACCCCGATGTTCGTTCGTGGCGCTAACTTTGATAAATATGCAGGCCAGGACATCGTGTCCAACGCTTCCTGCACCACCAACTGCCTGGCTCCGCTGGCGAAAGTTATCAACGACAACTTCGGCATCATCGAAGGTCTGATGACCACCGTTCACGCGACTACCGCTACCCAGAAAACCGTTGACGGCCCGTCTCACAAAGACTGGCGCGGCGGCCGCGGCGCAGCGCAGAACATCATCCCATCCTCTACCGGTGCTGCTAAAGCAGTAGGTAAAGTCCTGCCGGAACTGAACGGCAAACTGACTGGTATGGCGTTCCGCGTTCCGACCCCGAACGTATCTGTTGTTGACCTGACCGTTCGTCTGGAAAAAGCAGCAACTTACGAGCAGATCAAAGACGCTATCAAGAAAGCCGCTGAAGGCGAAATGAAAGGCGTTCTGGGCTACACCGAAGATGACGTGGTTTCCACCGACTTCAACGGCGAAGTCTGCACTTCCGTGTTCGATGCTAAAGCAGGTATCGCACTGAACGACAACTTTGTGAAACTGGTTTCCTGGTACGACAACGAAACTGGCTACTCCAACAAAGTTCTGGACCTGATCGCTCACATCTCCAAATAA